In the genome of Streptomyces racemochromogenes, one region contains:
- a CDS encoding 5-formyltetrahydrofolate cyclo-ligase, protein MVENPPGNHPFVPEKASLRRELLAARRALPPEARDAAARALSRSALTLPELDGAHTVAAYVSVGAEPGTRELLDALRAAGKRVLLPLLLPDNDLDWAAYDGPDSLAEAAHPGKMRLLEPSGTPLGPDAVTGADAVLLPGLAVDGRGMRLGRGGGSYDRVLARLERAGAHPALVVLLYDEEVVARVPEEPHDHPVQAVATPSGVVRFTA, encoded by the coding sequence GTGGTAGAAAACCCGCCCGGGAACCACCCCTTCGTACCCGAAAAGGCCTCCCTGCGCCGGGAACTCCTGGCCGCCCGCCGCGCCTTGCCCCCCGAGGCCCGCGACGCGGCGGCCCGGGCCCTGTCCCGCTCCGCCCTCACCCTGCCCGAACTCGACGGCGCCCACACCGTCGCCGCGTACGTCTCCGTCGGCGCCGAGCCCGGCACCCGCGAACTGCTCGACGCGCTGCGCGCGGCCGGCAAGCGGGTGCTGCTGCCCCTGCTGCTCCCGGACAACGACCTCGACTGGGCAGCGTACGACGGCCCGGACAGCCTCGCCGAAGCCGCCCACCCGGGGAAGATGCGGCTGCTGGAGCCCTCCGGCACACCGCTCGGCCCGGACGCCGTGACCGGCGCCGACGCCGTGCTGCTGCCCGGGCTCGCCGTCGACGGGCGCGGCATGCGGCTCGGCCGCGGCGGGGGCTCGTACGACCGGGTGCTCGCCCGGCTGGAGCGGGCCGGCGCGCATCCCGCGCTGGTGGTGCTCCTGTACGACGAAGAGGTGGTCGCGCGGGTCCCGGAGGAACCGCACGACCACCCCGTCCAGGCGGTGGCCACCCCGTCGGGGGTGGTGCGCTTTACCGCGTGA
- the galU gene encoding UTP--glucose-1-phosphate uridylyltransferase GalU has protein sequence MTQSHPVIKKAVIPAAGLGTRFLPATKATPKEMLPVVDKPAIQYVVEEAVSAGLDDVLMITGRNKRALEDHFDRNYELESALIAKGDDDRLKKVQESSDLATMHYVRQGDPRGLGHAVLCAEPHVGDEPFAVLLGDDLIDPRDPLLRQMVDVHARTGGTVIALMEVDPSSVHLYGCAAVEPTAEDGVVRITGLVEKPEPAEAPSNYAVIGRYVLDPAIFGILRETEPGRGGEIQLTDALQKLAADESVGGPVHGVVFRGRRYDTGDRGDYLRAIVRLACEREDLGPEFRTWLHRYVTEEM, from the coding sequence ATGACTCAGTCGCACCCAGTGATCAAGAAGGCCGTCATCCCGGCTGCGGGGCTCGGCACTCGGTTCCTCCCGGCGACCAAGGCGACCCCCAAGGAAATGCTCCCGGTCGTGGACAAGCCGGCCATCCAGTACGTCGTCGAGGAAGCCGTATCCGCCGGGCTGGACGACGTCCTGATGATCACCGGTCGTAACAAGCGGGCCCTGGAGGACCACTTCGACCGGAACTACGAGCTCGAATCGGCTCTGATCGCCAAGGGTGACGACGACCGGCTGAAGAAGGTCCAGGAGTCGAGCGACCTGGCCACCATGCACTACGTCCGCCAGGGCGACCCCCGCGGCCTCGGCCACGCCGTCCTGTGCGCCGAGCCGCACGTGGGCGACGAGCCCTTCGCCGTCCTCCTCGGCGACGACCTGATCGACCCGCGCGACCCGCTGCTGCGGCAGATGGTCGACGTCCACGCCCGCACCGGCGGCACCGTCATCGCGCTGATGGAGGTCGACCCGTCCAGCGTCCACCTCTACGGCTGCGCCGCCGTCGAGCCGACCGCCGAGGACGGCGTCGTCCGGATCACCGGCCTCGTCGAGAAGCCGGAGCCCGCCGAGGCGCCCAGCAACTACGCGGTCATCGGACGCTATGTCCTCGACCCGGCGATCTTCGGCATACTGCGGGAGACCGAGCCGGGCCGCGGTGGGGAGATCCAGCTCACCGACGCCCTGCAGAAGCTGGCCGCCGACGAGAGCGTGGGCGGCCCGGTGCACGGCGTGGTCTTCCGAGGCCGCCGCTACGACACCGGGGACCGGGGTGACTACCTGCGGGCCATCGTCCGACTCGCGTGCGAACGTGAGGACCTGGGCCCGGAGTTCCGCACCTGGCTTCACCGTTACGTCACGGAGGAGATGTAG
- the glp gene encoding molybdotransferase-like divisome protein Glp translates to MSSSAPQDTGRHRLWSVDEHLADVLAAVRPLEPIELQLLDAQGCVLVEDVTVPVALPPFDNSSMDGYAVRTADVQGASEEFPAVLAVIGDVAAGSGELPTVGPGQAARIMTGAPLPPGAEAVVPVEWTDGGTGGGAASGMTPASAAPEGAAGEVRVHRAAEARAHVRSRGSDVQAGDLALAAGTVLGPPQIALLAAIGRGTVRVRPRPRVVVLSTGSELVQPGEALTPGTIYDSNSFALAAAARDAGAIAYRVGAVADDAETLRSAIEDQLIRADLLVTTGGVSVGAYDVVKEALTAAGSGEGDEPAGGGVDFRKLAMQPGKPQGFGTIGPDHTPLLALPGNPVSSYVSFELFVRPAIRTLMGLPESEVSRPGVRAVLKADEPLRSPAARRQFLRGKYDAEAGTVTPVGGSGSHLIAALAHADSLMVVPEDVTSVEPGAELEVILLG, encoded by the coding sequence TTGAGCAGTTCCGCACCGCAGGACACCGGCCGGCACCGTCTGTGGTCGGTGGACGAGCACCTCGCGGACGTACTCGCCGCCGTCCGGCCGCTGGAGCCCATCGAGCTCCAGCTGCTGGACGCCCAGGGCTGTGTCCTGGTCGAGGACGTCACCGTGCCCGTCGCCCTGCCGCCCTTCGACAACAGCTCGATGGACGGGTACGCCGTCCGCACGGCCGACGTCCAGGGTGCGAGCGAGGAGTTCCCCGCGGTGCTCGCCGTCATCGGCGACGTGGCGGCGGGCAGCGGCGAGCTGCCCACCGTCGGCCCCGGCCAGGCCGCCCGCATCATGACCGGCGCCCCCCTGCCGCCCGGCGCGGAAGCCGTCGTCCCGGTCGAGTGGACCGACGGCGGCACGGGCGGCGGCGCCGCCTCCGGGATGACCCCGGCCAGCGCCGCACCCGAGGGCGCGGCCGGCGAGGTACGCGTCCACCGCGCGGCCGAGGCCCGGGCGCACGTCCGCTCGCGCGGCAGCGACGTACAGGCCGGCGACCTCGCGCTCGCCGCCGGCACCGTCCTCGGCCCGCCGCAGATCGCACTGCTGGCCGCGATCGGACGCGGCACCGTACGGGTCCGGCCCCGCCCGCGCGTGGTCGTCCTGTCCACCGGCAGCGAGCTGGTCCAGCCGGGTGAGGCGCTGACCCCCGGGACGATCTACGACTCGAACAGCTTCGCGCTGGCCGCCGCCGCCCGCGACGCCGGCGCCATCGCCTACCGCGTCGGTGCGGTCGCCGACGACGCCGAGACCCTGCGCTCCGCCATCGAGGACCAGCTGATCCGGGCCGACCTGCTCGTCACCACCGGCGGGGTCTCCGTCGGCGCGTACGACGTGGTCAAGGAGGCTCTGACCGCCGCCGGGTCCGGCGAGGGCGACGAGCCCGCCGGCGGCGGCGTCGACTTCCGCAAGCTCGCCATGCAGCCCGGCAAGCCGCAGGGCTTCGGCACCATCGGCCCCGACCACACCCCGCTGCTGGCCCTGCCCGGCAACCCGGTGTCCTCGTACGTCTCCTTCGAGCTGTTCGTGCGCCCCGCGATCCGGACGCTCATGGGTCTGCCGGAGTCCGAGGTGTCCCGGCCCGGTGTGCGCGCCGTGCTCAAGGCCGACGAGCCGCTCCGCTCCCCGGCCGCCCGCCGCCAGTTCCTGCGCGGGAAGTACGACGCCGAGGCCGGCACCGTCACCCCGGTCGGCGGATCGGGCTCACACCTGATCGCCGCGCTCGCGCACGCCGACTCGCTGATGGTCGTACCGGAGGACGTCACCTCGGTGGAGCCCGGGGCCGAGCTGGAAGTGATCCTGCTCGGCTGA
- the moaC gene encoding cyclic pyranopterin monophosphate synthase MoaC, which produces MSTQSRLTHIDEAGAARMVDVSEKDVTTRTARASGRVLVSPRVIELLRGEGVPKGDALATARIAGIMGAKKTPDLIPLCHPLAVSGVKVDLKVADDAVEILATVKTADRTGVEMEALTAVAVAGLTVIDMVKAVDKGAVITDVRVEEKTGGKSGDWTRS; this is translated from the coding sequence ATGAGTACGCAGAGCAGGCTGACGCACATCGACGAGGCCGGCGCGGCCCGGATGGTCGACGTCTCCGAGAAGGACGTCACCACCAGGACGGCGCGCGCCAGCGGACGCGTCCTCGTCTCGCCGCGGGTGATCGAGCTGCTGCGCGGCGAGGGCGTGCCCAAGGGTGACGCCCTCGCCACCGCACGGATCGCCGGGATCATGGGGGCGAAGAAGACCCCCGACCTGATCCCGCTGTGCCACCCGCTGGCGGTCTCCGGGGTGAAGGTGGACCTGAAGGTCGCCGACGACGCCGTCGAGATCCTCGCCACCGTCAAGACCGCCGACCGTACGGGCGTCGAGATGGAGGCGCTGACCGCGGTCGCGGTCGCCGGCCTCACCGTGATCGACATGGTGAAGGCCGTCGACAAGGGCGCGGTCATCACCGACGTGCGGGTGGAGGAGAAGACCGGCGGCAAGTCCGGCGACTGGACCCGATCGTGA
- a CDS encoding MogA/MoaB family molybdenum cofactor biosynthesis protein, giving the protein MNPPRGGEVHSHSHSHGAVTAPDPAGAAPRPTAGRALVVTASNRASQGVYADKGGPLLAEALEGLGFTVDGPRVVPDGDPVERALREGVAGGYDVILTTGGTGISPTDRTPDATARVLDYEVPGIPQAIRAEGLAKVPTAALSRGLAGVAGRTLIVNLPGSTGGVKDGLAVLSRILPHAVDQLRGGDHPRPDAAPGSPS; this is encoded by the coding sequence GTGAACCCCCCGCGCGGCGGCGAGGTCCACAGCCACAGCCACAGCCACGGAGCGGTCACGGCGCCGGATCCGGCGGGCGCGGCCCCGCGGCCCACGGCGGGGCGCGCCCTGGTCGTCACCGCCTCGAACCGCGCCTCGCAGGGCGTGTACGCGGACAAGGGCGGCCCGCTGCTGGCCGAGGCGCTGGAGGGGCTGGGCTTCACGGTCGACGGCCCGCGCGTGGTGCCGGACGGCGACCCCGTCGAGCGGGCGCTGCGCGAGGGAGTGGCCGGCGGCTACGACGTCATCCTGACCACCGGCGGCACCGGCATCTCGCCGACCGACCGGACCCCGGACGCGACCGCCCGCGTACTGGACTACGAGGTGCCCGGCATCCCGCAGGCCATCCGCGCGGAGGGGCTGGCCAAGGTGCCCACCGCCGCCCTGTCGCGGGGCCTGGCGGGCGTGGCCGGCCGCACCCTGATCGTGAACCTGCCCGGTTCCACGGGCGGGGTGAAGGACGGCCTCGCGGTGCTGTCGCGGATCCTGCCGCACGCCGTCGACCAGCTCCGGGGCGGGGACCACCCCAGACCTGACGCGGCGCCCGGGAGCCCGAGCTGA
- a CDS encoding GNAT family protein: MVLADGDVTLRPIKLRDQRAWREVNQRNRDWLRPWEATIPPPAPWGPVIHRPTYRQMVRHLRAEANAGRMLPFVIEYRGRLVGQLTVAGITWGSMCAAHVGYWVDRDVAGRGVMPTAVALAVDHCFRKVGLHRIEVCIRPENGPSRRVVEKLGFREEGLRPRYLHIDGAWRDHLVFALTAEEVPQGLLRRWHRTRRRESPPPTPTP; encoded by the coding sequence GTGGTGCTGGCGGACGGCGATGTCACGCTCCGGCCGATAAAGCTGCGGGACCAGCGTGCCTGGCGCGAGGTCAACCAGCGCAACCGCGACTGGCTGCGGCCGTGGGAGGCGACGATCCCGCCGCCCGCGCCGTGGGGGCCCGTCATCCACAGGCCGACATATCGACAGATGGTCCGCCACCTGCGGGCCGAGGCGAACGCGGGCCGGATGCTGCCCTTCGTCATCGAGTACCGGGGGCGGCTGGTCGGTCAGCTGACGGTCGCCGGGATCACCTGGGGCTCGATGTGCGCCGCCCACGTCGGCTACTGGGTGGACCGGGACGTGGCCGGCCGCGGGGTGATGCCGACGGCGGTCGCGCTCGCGGTGGACCACTGCTTCCGGAAGGTGGGGCTGCACCGCATCGAGGTGTGCATCCGGCCCGAGAACGGTCCCAGCCGCCGGGTCGTGGAGAAGCTCGGCTTCCGCGAGGAGGGGCTGCGGCCGCGTTATCTACATATCGACGGGGCGTGGCGCGACCACCTGGTCTTCGCGCTGACGGCGGAGGAGGTCCCGCAGGGGCTGCTGCGCCGCTGGCACCGCACGCGCAGGCGGGAAAGTCCCCCGCCGACACCCACCCCGTAA
- the sepX gene encoding divisome protein SepX/GlpR: MSSSGLIYAVIVGAWAAYLVPMWLRRQDELNEARPTERFSTAIRLLSGRAGMERRYAKGLRERGEDQAEAQPHADPEAATETVNSVDADARAFGVPPTRAEPRSVEAERVRRQQRLQVLARRRRTTALLFLAFSGGAVAAAVGGIRYLWAPAVPALLLSAYIVHLRVQERRRYEFTMDRRRAEAAARSLRENRPQRHRQQPEPAAPDGGAEPDPAPPVSPQEAGRRALVEQTDHAEWVDQQRERERGPARGDSWEPVPVPLPTYVTAPVAPRATGPVNPDGWSAARSSAAEPTDPRLRAQPAVPKPAEPGPVVQPAPPRPRGRDLGRTPLFDQYESDDRPRAANE, from the coding sequence GTGAGCAGCAGCGGCCTCATCTACGCAGTCATCGTCGGGGCCTGGGCCGCCTACTTGGTGCCCATGTGGCTCCGGAGGCAGGACGAGCTGAACGAAGCGCGTCCGACGGAACGCTTCTCCACTGCCATCCGGCTGCTTTCCGGCCGGGCGGGAATGGAGCGCCGTTACGCCAAGGGGCTGCGTGAGCGCGGTGAGGATCAGGCGGAGGCCCAGCCCCACGCGGACCCGGAAGCGGCGACGGAAACGGTGAACTCCGTGGACGCCGACGCCCGGGCCTTCGGCGTGCCTCCGACCAGGGCCGAGCCGAGATCCGTCGAGGCCGAACGGGTCCGCCGGCAGCAGCGCCTCCAGGTGCTCGCCCGCCGGCGGCGCACCACGGCACTCCTCTTCCTCGCCTTCAGCGGCGGCGCGGTCGCCGCGGCCGTCGGCGGGATCCGCTACCTGTGGGCCCCCGCCGTCCCCGCCCTGCTGCTGAGCGCCTACATCGTGCACCTGCGGGTCCAGGAGCGGCGCCGCTACGAGTTCACGATGGACCGGCGGCGCGCCGAGGCGGCCGCCCGCAGCCTGCGCGAGAACCGCCCCCAGCGCCACCGGCAGCAGCCCGAGCCCGCCGCACCCGACGGCGGCGCCGAACCGGACCCCGCCCCGCCGGTCTCCCCGCAGGAGGCCGGGCGCCGGGCGCTCGTCGAGCAGACCGACCACGCCGAGTGGGTGGACCAGCAGCGCGAGCGCGAGCGCGGCCCCGCCCGCGGCGACAGCTGGGAGCCCGTACCGGTCCCGCTGCCGACGTACGTGACGGCCCCGGTCGCCCCCCGCGCCACCGGCCCGGTCAACCCGGACGGGTGGAGCGCGGCCCGCTCCAGCGCCGCCGAACCGACCGACCCCCGCCTGCGCGCCCAGCCGGCCGTACCGAAGCCGGCGGAACCGGGTCCGGTCGTGCAGCCCGCCCCGCCCCGCCCCCGGGGCCGCGACCTCGGCCGTACGCCGCTCTTCGACCAGTACGAGAGCGACGACCGGCCGCGCGCCGCCAACGAGTGA
- a CDS encoding CoA transferase: MVNGDGAVAQAWEALGGHGELAGRVGFTGPSGLEGPLPVRELARACVGVCGLAAAELAAVRAGGTALDAAAVTVDEGAVATAFVSERHLRVEGRAPVSFAPLSGFWRAADGWVRTHANYPHHQAALVRALRVPATPEAVREALAGRSAAEAQEAVYAEGGLAVAVAPEYGEPRPLVEWVRGPGGGRPPGPGALPASGVRVLDLTRVIAGPVATRTLGLLGADVLRIDSPSLREADDAHADTGFGKRSALLDLGDAAGRAELDRLLATADVVVTGYRPGALERFGLGARELLERFPRLVVAQLCAWGWTGPWAGRRGFDSLVQAGYGIAARCAGEDGKPGVLPAQALDHGTGYLLAAGVLRALAEGGGRALRFSLAGTASWLVREVPAAGAAVPGYAPEPWLREADSGYGVLRYAASPFGDWGRGPSRWGADGAGWLGR, from the coding sequence ATGGTGAACGGGGACGGGGCCGTCGCCCAGGCGTGGGAAGCGCTGGGCGGGCACGGCGAGTTGGCGGGACGGGTCGGATTCACGGGGCCGAGCGGGCTGGAGGGTCCGCTGCCCGTACGGGAATTGGCGCGGGCCTGCGTCGGGGTGTGCGGGCTGGCGGCGGCCGAGCTGGCCGCTGTACGGGCCGGGGGCACGGCGCTGGACGCGGCCGCGGTCACGGTGGACGAGGGCGCCGTGGCCACGGCGTTCGTCAGCGAGCGGCACCTGCGGGTCGAGGGCCGGGCGCCGGTGAGCTTCGCGCCGCTGTCCGGGTTCTGGCGGGCGGCCGACGGCTGGGTGCGGACCCACGCCAACTACCCGCACCACCAGGCGGCCCTGGTACGGGCGCTCCGTGTGCCCGCGACCCCGGAAGCGGTGCGGGAGGCCCTCGCGGGCCGGAGCGCCGCCGAGGCGCAGGAGGCCGTCTACGCGGAGGGCGGGCTCGCCGTCGCGGTGGCGCCGGAGTACGGGGAGCCGCGGCCGCTGGTGGAGTGGGTGCGGGGCCCGGGCGGCGGCCGCCCACCGGGGCCGGGCGCGCTGCCCGCGTCCGGGGTGCGGGTGCTGGACCTGACCCGGGTCATCGCCGGGCCCGTCGCGACGCGGACGCTGGGACTGCTGGGCGCGGACGTGCTGCGGATCGACTCCCCGTCACTGCGCGAGGCGGACGACGCGCACGCGGACACCGGCTTCGGGAAGCGATCCGCGCTGCTGGACCTCGGGGACGCGGCCGGCCGGGCGGAGCTGGACCGCCTCCTGGCCACCGCCGACGTGGTGGTGACGGGATACCGGCCGGGCGCGCTGGAGCGGTTCGGGCTGGGCGCGCGGGAGCTGCTGGAGCGGTTCCCGCGGCTGGTGGTGGCGCAGCTGTGCGCGTGGGGCTGGACCGGGCCCTGGGCGGGGCGCCGGGGCTTCGACTCGCTGGTGCAGGCGGGGTACGGGATCGCCGCGCGGTGCGCGGGCGAGGACGGGAAGCCGGGGGTGCTGCCGGCGCAGGCGCTGGACCACGGCACGGGGTACCTGCTGGCCGCGGGCGTGCTGCGGGCGCTCGCGGAGGGCGGCGGCCGGGCGCTGCGGTTCTCCCTCGCCGGGACGGCGTCGTGGCTGGTGCGGGAGGTGCCGGCCGCGGGGGCGGCGGTGCCGGGGTACGCGCCGGAGCCGTGGCTGCGCGAGGCGGACTCCGGGTACGGGGTGCTGCGGTACGCCGCGAGCCCGTTCGGGGACTGGGGGCGGGGGCCGTCCCGGTGGGGCGCGGACGGGGCCGGCTGGCTCGGCCGCTGA
- a CDS encoding GNAT family N-acetyltransferase — MSHGINIRAVPYDHPDAAALDAQVQVEYQQRYDGEGDATHLDPAMFLPPNGLYLLAYDDAGHPVASGAWRRQEKNDEGYSDGDAEIKRMYVVPRARGLGLARRILAELEADALAAGRTRMVLETGDKQPEAIALYLSSGYALSEKFGYYRDYPSSRCMAKPLHATANA, encoded by the coding sequence ATGTCTCACGGTATAAACATCCGCGCCGTGCCGTACGACCACCCGGACGCGGCGGCGCTCGACGCGCAGGTCCAGGTCGAGTACCAGCAGCGCTACGACGGCGAGGGCGACGCCACCCACCTCGACCCGGCGATGTTCCTCCCGCCGAACGGCCTCTACCTGCTCGCCTACGACGACGCCGGCCACCCCGTGGCCAGCGGCGCCTGGCGCCGCCAGGAGAAGAACGACGAGGGCTACTCGGACGGCGACGCCGAGATCAAGCGCATGTACGTCGTCCCGCGGGCGCGCGGCCTGGGCCTGGCCCGCCGCATCCTGGCCGAGCTGGAGGCCGACGCACTCGCTGCGGGCCGCACCCGCATGGTCTTGGAGACCGGCGACAAGCAGCCCGAGGCCATCGCCCTCTACCTCTCCTCGGGCTACGCCCTGTCCGAGAAGTTCGGCTACTACCGCGACTACCCCTCCAGCCGCTGCATGGCCAAGCCGCTGCACGCCACCGCAAACGCCTGA
- a CDS encoding exodeoxyribonuclease III encodes MLTVTSVNVNGIRAAAKKGFVEWLAGSDADVVCLQEVRAEEAQIPAEAREPEGWHTVFAPAAVKGRAGVALYTRRAPEAVRVGFGSAEFDASGRYIEVDLPGVTVASLYLPSGEAGTAKQDEKYRFMEEFLGYLGALRARAAADGREVVVCGDWNICHQEADLKNWKTNRKNAGFLPEEREWLGKVYAEAGYVDVVRGLHPDTEGPYSWWSYRGRAFDNDAGWRIDLQVASPGLAAKAVKAFVERAETHPERWSDHAPVTVVYELGV; translated from the coding sequence ATGCTCACCGTGACCTCCGTGAATGTGAATGGGATCCGCGCCGCCGCCAAGAAGGGGTTCGTGGAGTGGCTCGCCGGATCCGACGCCGACGTCGTGTGCCTCCAGGAGGTGCGCGCCGAGGAGGCGCAGATTCCCGCGGAGGCCCGGGAGCCCGAGGGCTGGCACACCGTGTTCGCGCCGGCCGCCGTCAAGGGCCGGGCCGGTGTCGCCCTGTACACGCGGCGCGCGCCCGAGGCCGTACGGGTGGGCTTCGGCAGCGCCGAGTTCGACGCGTCGGGGCGCTACATCGAGGTCGACCTGCCCGGCGTCACCGTGGCGAGCCTGTACCTGCCCTCGGGGGAGGCGGGCACCGCGAAGCAGGACGAGAAGTACCGGTTCATGGAGGAGTTCCTCGGCTACCTCGGGGCGCTGAGGGCGCGGGCCGCCGCCGACGGGCGGGAGGTCGTGGTGTGCGGCGACTGGAACATCTGCCACCAGGAGGCGGACCTCAAGAACTGGAAGACCAACCGCAAGAACGCCGGCTTCCTGCCCGAGGAGCGGGAGTGGCTGGGGAAGGTGTACGCGGAGGCCGGGTACGTCGACGTCGTGCGCGGGCTGCACCCGGACACGGAGGGGCCGTACTCCTGGTGGTCCTACCGGGGCCGGGCCTTCGACAACGACGCGGGCTGGCGCATCGACCTCCAGGTCGCGAGCCCTGGGCTGGCGGCGAAGGCCGTGAAGGCCTTCGTCGAGCGTGCCGAGACGCACCCGGAGCGCTGGTCGGACCACGCACCGGTGACGGTGGTCTACGAGCTGGGCGTCTGA
- a CDS encoding MerR family transcriptional regulator: METVEPVEREGGREYRTEELAEAAGIPVRTLRFYRERKLLPPPRREGRIAWYDERHLARLRTIAALLDRGHTLGGIAELTAAFEKGRDVGQLGELLGIGGSEETPVRLSPELLADYFEGEVTPENLAAALDLGYVATDGEAIVHVSRRLLDVSSALVREGVPLSAVLETGRRVREHADALAELFTGLISAHLGEEAVTRLRPLAKSVVEAELTMAMDRLHQRP, translated from the coding sequence GTGGAAACCGTGGAGCCAGTGGAGCGCGAGGGCGGGCGCGAGTACCGGACGGAGGAGCTGGCCGAGGCGGCCGGCATCCCGGTGCGCACGCTGCGCTTCTACCGCGAGCGCAAGCTGCTCCCGCCGCCACGCCGCGAGGGCCGCATCGCTTGGTACGACGAACGCCACCTGGCCCGGCTGCGCACCATCGCCGCCCTGCTGGACCGCGGCCACACCCTCGGCGGCATCGCCGAACTGACCGCCGCCTTCGAGAAGGGCCGCGACGTCGGCCAGCTCGGCGAACTGCTCGGCATCGGCGGTTCGGAGGAGACCCCGGTCCGGCTCTCGCCGGAGCTGCTGGCCGACTACTTCGAGGGCGAGGTCACCCCGGAGAACCTGGCGGCCGCACTCGACCTCGGTTACGTCGCCACCGACGGCGAGGCGATCGTGCACGTCAGCCGGCGCCTGCTGGACGTCTCCTCCGCGCTGGTACGCGAAGGCGTGCCGCTGTCGGCGGTGCTGGAGACGGGCCGACGGGTCCGCGAACACGCCGACGCGCTGGCGGAGCTGTTCACCGGGCTGATCTCCGCCCACCTCGGGGAGGAGGCCGTCACCCGGCTGCGCCCGCTGGCCAAGAGCGTGGTCGAGGCGGAGCTCACCATGGCGATGGACCGCCTGCACCAGCGGCCGTAG
- a CDS encoding NAD(P)/FAD-dependent oxidoreductase, which produces MGGSTVGKGRKVGKGAREHVRVAVVGSGFGGLGAAVRLRREGITDFVVLERADSVGGTWRDNSYPGCACDVPSHLYSFSFAPNPDWPRTFSGQPAIRAYLERVADTFGLRPHIRLGHEVLMMRWDERELRWEIETSAGSLTADVVVSATGPLSDPKTPEIPGLAEFPGKVFHSARWDHDYDLGGKRVAVVGTGASAIQIVPAIAPRTARLTLFQRTPPWVMPRTDRAISTAERWLHRQLPFTQSARRGLLWGIRELQVSAFTKRPNQLGLIESLAKANMARSIKDPQLRAKLTPSYRIGCKRILLSSEYYPALARPDVDVVASGLKEIRGSVLVAADGTETEVDAIIFGTGFHVTDMPIAERVVGADGQTLADAWKDGMQALRGATAAGFPNWMTIIGPNTGLGNSSMILMIESQLNYMADYLRQLSLLDGGGPGGRTALAVRPSAVNQWNRRVQTRMERTVWNTGGCTSWYLDAQGRNTTVWPGTTGEFRRATLTVDLAEYEVLRVRDRERDRVPAPAAAAAPAASAATVSGPATAPAEEGAA; this is translated from the coding sequence ATGGGCGGCAGCACGGTCGGCAAGGGCAGGAAGGTCGGCAAGGGCGCGCGCGAGCACGTACGGGTGGCGGTCGTCGGGTCCGGCTTCGGCGGGCTCGGCGCGGCCGTCCGGCTGCGGCGCGAGGGGATCACGGACTTCGTCGTCCTGGAACGGGCCGACTCCGTCGGCGGCACCTGGCGCGACAACAGCTACCCCGGGTGCGCCTGCGACGTGCCCTCGCACCTGTACTCCTTCTCCTTCGCCCCCAACCCCGACTGGCCGCGCACCTTCTCCGGGCAGCCCGCCATCCGCGCCTACCTGGAGCGGGTCGCCGACACCTTCGGGCTGCGCCCGCACATCCGGCTCGGCCACGAGGTCCTGATGATGCGCTGGGACGAGCGGGAACTGCGCTGGGAGATCGAGACCTCGGCCGGCTCCCTGACCGCCGACGTCGTGGTGTCGGCGACCGGACCGCTGTCCGACCCGAAGACGCCCGAGATCCCCGGGCTCGCGGAGTTCCCCGGGAAGGTGTTCCACTCCGCCCGCTGGGACCACGACTACGACCTCGGCGGCAAGCGCGTCGCCGTGGTCGGTACGGGCGCCTCCGCGATCCAGATCGTGCCGGCCATCGCCCCCCGGACGGCCCGCCTGACGCTCTTCCAGCGGACCCCGCCGTGGGTCATGCCGCGCACGGACCGCGCCATCAGCACCGCCGAGCGCTGGCTGCACCGGCAGCTGCCCTTCACCCAGTCGGCCCGCCGCGGGCTGCTGTGGGGGATCCGCGAGCTCCAGGTCAGCGCGTTCACCAAACGGCCCAACCAGCTCGGGCTGATCGAATCCCTGGCCAAGGCCAACATGGCACGCTCCATCAAGGACCCGCAGCTGCGGGCCAAGCTCACGCCCTCGTACCGGATCGGCTGCAAGCGGATCCTGCTCTCCAGCGAGTACTACCCGGCGCTGGCCCGGCCCGACGTGGACGTGGTCGCCTCCGGGCTCAAGGAGATCAGGGGCTCGGTGCTCGTCGCCGCCGACGGGACCGAGACCGAGGTGGACGCGATCATCTTCGGCACCGGCTTCCACGTCACGGACATGCCGATCGCCGAACGGGTGGTGGGCGCCGACGGACAGACCCTCGCGGACGCGTGGAAGGACGGGATGCAGGCGCTGCGCGGGGCGACCGCGGCCGGCTTCCCCAACTGGATGACGATCATCGGACCGAACACCGGCCTCGGGAACAGCTCGATGATCCTGATGATCGAGTCCCAGCTGAACTACATGGCCGACTACCTGCGCCAGCTCTCCCTCCTCGACGGCGGCGGCCCGGGCGGGCGCACGGCGCTCGCGGTCCGGCCGTCCGCCGTCAACCAGTGGAACCGGCGCGTCCAGACGCGGATGGAGCGGACGGTGTGGAACACCGGCGGCTGCACCAGCTGGTACCTGGACGCCCAGGGCCGCAACACCACCGTGTGGCCGGGCACGACGGGTGAGTTCCGGCGCGCCACGTTGACGGTCGACCTGGCCGAGTACGAGGTCCTACGCGTACGCGACCGCGAGCGCGACCGGGTCCCGGCCCCCGCCGCCGCGGCCGCCCCCGCCGCCTCCGCGGCCACCGTGTCGGGCCCGGCCACCGCCCCCGCCGAGGAGGGGGCCGCGTGA